DNA from Bradyrhizobium diazoefficiens USDA 110:
GTGATCACCACCGAGGATTCCGAGCGCGCCGCCGCGCTCTATGGCGCGCGGCTCGGGCTTGATCTCGCGCTCGACCGTTCGCACCAGGATTGGGGCCAGCTGATGTTCTTCCGTTGCGGCGACCTCATCGTCGAGGTGGTGCGCCGTCCTGTGGCGGGCGGTGACCTCGCGCATGACCGTCTCTGGGGCCTGAGCTGGCGGGTCGCCGACATCGACGCCACGCGCGCCCGCCTGATCGCGAGCGGCCTCGACGTCACCGAGGTGCGCAACGGCCGCAAGCCGGGCACGCGGATCATGACGGTGCGGAACGGCACCTGCGGCATCCAGACGGTGCTCCTGGAGCGGTCGCCGAAGCCGGCGGATTGAGATGGAGTCATTCCGGGGCGTCGCGCAGCGACGAGCCCGGAATCCATTCATCCATTGACCCTGCTGCACGATGGATTCCGGGCTCGCGCCCAAGCGGGCGCGCCCCGGAATGACGAAATATTCTCAAACGCGCGCCCGCGTGTTACACGCGTACTTTGAGAACCCCCAGCGAGCACCCGGTTTGGCAAAGGCAAAGAGAACTCTGAAATGGCAGCGCGATCCCGAGGGGATGCGGCTGCGCATTCTCGAGGCCGCCAAGCAGGAGTTTTCCGCCCATGGGCTTGCCGGGGCGCGCGTCGACCGCATCGCGGCCAAGGCCGGCGCCAACAAGCGCATGCTGTACTATCACGTCGGCAACAAGGACGAGCTCTATCTCGCGGTGCTCGAAGGCGCCTATGACAAGATCCGCAGCGAGGAGCGCGGGCTCGATCTCGAACATCTCGATCCGCCCGAGGCCATCCGCCGCCTGATCGAATTCACCTGGGGCTATTTCCTGCGCAACCCCGAGTTCCTCTCGCTGCTCCAGACCGAGAACCTCGCACGCGCCAAGCACCTGAAGCGCTCGACCAAGGTCAAGTCGATGCACTCGCCCTTCGTTGAGATGATCGGCACCGTGGTGCGGCGTGGCGTCGAGAGCGGCGACTTCCAGGTCGCGGTCGATCCGGTGCAGCTCTACATCTCGATCGCGGCGCTGAGCTTCTTCTATCTCTCGAACTCGGCGACGCTGAGCGTGATCTTCGGCCGCGATCTGCTGGCCAAGGACGCCAAGGATGAGCGCCTCGCGCACATGGCCGGCCTCGTGCTGGCCGCGCTGACGGGGCGGTCCACGGAGTTGCTGGAGATCGTCAAGGCGCCGAAGAAGCGTGCCGCGGTGGTGCAGACGGTTTAAGGCAAACTCTTTCCCCATCGTCGTCCTGGCCAAAGCCAGGACCCATACCGCGTGATCCATCGGTTGCGCGTGGTGCCAATCCCGAACGGCCGGCCTTCGCCAAACTTTGTCCTGTGGTTATGGGTCCCGGCCTTCGCCGGGACGACACTGAATTTGCGGAACCCCCGGCGCAAAACGCCACAGGGAAAGGTCTGGACAGTATTTATCCAACGAGTTAATTTCTCCCAAGAACGAACGAGAACGAAGAAGAATGCCGGGAGTGAGACGTGGCTGAATTGAAGCCGCAGAGTGCGGTGTCCAAGATGCTGAATGCGGCCTGGGTTCGGCCGTTCTTGTTCCTGGTCTTCATCGTGATCGCCTGGGATCTGGCGATCCGGCTGTTCAGGATTCCCGCCTACCAGATCCCGTCGCCGGGCGATGTCATCGCGGTGCTGCGCACCGAATGGCCGGAACTGCTGCGCCAGTCCTGGCCGACCACCTATGCGACGGTCTGCGGCTTCCTGCTGTCGGCGCTGTTCGGCATTCCCGTCGCCATGCTGATCGCGGGCTCGAAGACGGTAGAGAGCTACGTCTATCCGCTGCTGGTGTTCTCGCAGTCCGTGCCGAAGATCGCGATCGCGCCGCTGTTCGTGGTCTGGTTCGGCTTCGGCATCATTCCGAAGGTGATTTCGGCCTTTCTCCTCGGCTTCTTCCCGGTGGTGGTCTCGGCGGTGCAGGGCTTCAAATCGGTCGATCCTGACATGGTTGATCTTGCGCGCGCGATGCAGGGCAGCCGCTTCCAGGTGTTCCGTGCGGTGAACCTGCCGCATGCGCTGCCGGCGATCTTCTCAGGCCTCAAGGTCTCGGTGACGCTTGCTGTCGTCGGCGCCGTCGTCGGCGAGTTCGTCGGCTCCAATTCCGGCATCGGCTACGTCATGCAGCGCTCGATCGGCACGTTCGACCTGCCGACGATGTTCGCAGCGCTGGTGATCCTCGCGCTGCTCGGAGTCGTGCTGTTCTGGATCGTGGACCGGATCGAGAAGCTGGTCATTCCCTGGCATGTCAGCCAGCGCGAGGACGTGATTTTCGCCTCTTAACTTAAGCAACGGCCACCAACGGCCGAAACATAACGACAAGGGAGAGTGACGATGAAGCGGTGGATTGGGGCTGCATCGGTGGCGCTGATGGCGTTCGCGGCGATGCCGGCGCAGGCGGCCGACAAGGTCGTGGTGATGCTGAACTGGTACGTCTATGGCGAGCACGCGCCGTTCTATTACGGCAAGGCCAAGGGCATTTATGCAGCCGAGGGCATCGATCTCGAGATCCAGGAAGGCCGCGGCTCGGCTGCGACCACGCAGGCCGTCGCCGCCAAGACCGCCGATTTCGGCTATGTCGACGTGCCCACCATGATGCGCGCCGCCATCAAGGGCGCGCCCGTGGTCGCGACCGGCGTCCTGCTCCAGACCTCACCGATGTCCGCCATGGGCTTCGTCGACAAGAACATCAGGAAGCCCGAGGACATCAAGGGCAAGACGGTGGCGATCACGCCGGCGGACTCCATGACCCAGATCTGGCCGCTGTTCCTGAAGAAGACCGGCCTGAAGGAGAGCGACTTCCAGACGGTTGCGGGCGACGGCCAGACCAAGCTCAACGCAGTCATCAACGGCCAGGCCGATCTGCTGCTCGGCTACGTCATGGACCAGTCGATGAAGATCAAGGATGCCACCGGCAAGGACGTCTATCCGATCAAGTTCGCCGACTACGGCATCAACATGGTTTCCTCCGGCATCATCGCCAACTCCGACTATGTGAAGGCCAACGCCGATCTCGTCCGCCGCTTCATGTCGGCGACGACCAAGGCGGTCGAGGCCGCCGAGAAGGAGCCGAAGGCCGCGGCGCAGTCGATCCTCGATGCCAACCCGAAGGGCGGCAAGATCGACACGCTGACGCAGGGCTTCGAGCTGACCATTCCGCTCTACCGGACCGCGGCGACCAAGAGCAAGCGGCCGTTCCAGGTCACCGAGCAGAACATGACCGAGACCGTCAACCTGCTGGTCGAATATGGCGGGCTCGACGCCAAGGCCAAGGACAACCCGAAGGCCTTCTACACCAACGACTATCTGCCGAAGAGCGGCTCGTGAGCGACACACACCGTCATTCCGGGATGGTCCGAAGGACCAGACCCGGAATCTCGAGATTCCGGGTTCGCCCTTTGGGCGCCCCGGAATGACGGGCATATCGTCGAGTGGACCTGGTTAGATGAACCCAGCAACAAGACCGAACGACGCTAGCCAGCCGGCCGCGCATCTGAGACTGGTGAGCGACCGGGCCGCCGGCGAGGCGTCGGGCATCAAGCTATCAGGCGTGTCGAAGACCTACCGGACGCGCGACGGCGACGTGCCGTCGCTGCGGCCGCTCGACTTCCACATCAACGAGGGCGAGTTCTTCGTCGTGGTCGGCCCGTCCGGCTGCGGCAAGTCCACGCTGCTCAAGCTGATCTCGGGGCTGTTGCCGCCGACGTCAGGCGAGATCCTGGTCGAGGGCGAGAAGGTGACGAAGCCGCACGGCAATGTCGGCATCGTGTTCCAGAACGCGCTGCTGCTGCCCTGGCGCAACATCCTGTCCAACGTGATGCTGCCGATCGACATGAAACGGTTGCCGCGGCAAAAATATCTCGACCGCGCCAAGGCGCTGTTGAAGCTGGTCGGGCTCGAAGGTTTCGAGAAGAAGCTGCCGTGGCAGCTCTCCGGCGGCATGCAGCAGCGGGCCTCGATCTGCCGCGCGCTGGTGCACGATCCCAAGATCATGCTGATGGACGAGCCGTTCGGCGCGCTCGATGCGCTGACGCGCGAGCGCATGAATGTTGAGCTGATGCGAATCCAGCGCGAGACGAAGAAGACGGTGCTGCTGATCACGCATTCGATTCCCGAGGCGGTGTTCCTCGCGGACCGCGTGCTGGTCATGACCGAGCGTCCCGGCGCGGTCGCCGCGATCTACGACGTGCCGCTGCCGCGCCCGCGCTCGCTCGACGTGATGGCCGACCCGGTCTTCACCGAGCTCGTGCAGCGCATCCGCAAGCATTTCTTCTCGCAAGGGGCATTGGATTAAAGCCATGGCGCCGCGCCTGAAGCTTCGAGATATCACCTTCTTCGAACGTCCCGTGCAGTTCGCGCGGCCGTTCCGCTTTGGCGCCATCACCATCAACGCGACGACGCAGCTGTTCGTGCGGGTCGAGATCGAGGTCGAGGGCAGGGGAAGCGCCGTCGGCGCCAGCGCCGAGCTGCTGGTGCCGAAATGGTTCGACAAGCGGCCGGAGTTTTCTCCGGCGCAGACGGTCGACGGTCTGCGACGATCCCTGGAAATTGCGCGCGGGCTTTATCTGGCGCGGACCGGGTTCCTGACGGCGTTCGATCTGCATGCCGCGTGCATTGGTGCCCAGATCGCGACCTGCGCGAAGAAGAACATTCCGGCGCTTGCGGCGGCTTATGGCCTGGCGGAGATCGACAAGGCGATCCTCGATGCGCTGCTGCGCGGCGTTGAGACCGGCTTTTTCGACGGAATGGCCGGCAACGTTGCCGGCATCGATGCGCGACTATCGCCCGACCTGAAGGACGCGGAGATCGCGGCGTTTCTGTCCAGTCGGAAGCCGTTGCCGCGCGTTGCTATCAGGCATACCGTCGGCCTCGACGATACCGTGGAGGGCAAGGGCGGCGTCGCCGACGCTCATGAGAACGCCGGCGCGAGTTACTTCAAGCTGAAGCTGTCGGGCGATCCCGCAGCCGATGCAGCG
Protein-coding regions in this window:
- a CDS encoding ABC transporter permease; translated protein: MAELKPQSAVSKMLNAAWVRPFLFLVFIVIAWDLAIRLFRIPAYQIPSPGDVIAVLRTEWPELLRQSWPTTYATVCGFLLSALFGIPVAMLIAGSKTVESYVYPLLVFSQSVPKIAIAPLFVVWFGFGIIPKVISAFLLGFFPVVVSAVQGFKSVDPDMVDLARAMQGSRFQVFRAVNLPHALPAIFSGLKVSVTLAVVGAVVGEFVGSNSGIGYVMQRSIGTFDLPTMFAALVILALLGVVLFWIVDRIEKLVIPWHVSQREDVIFAS
- a CDS encoding ABC transporter substrate-binding protein, with amino-acid sequence MKRWIGAASVALMAFAAMPAQAADKVVVMLNWYVYGEHAPFYYGKAKGIYAAEGIDLEIQEGRGSAATTQAVAAKTADFGYVDVPTMMRAAIKGAPVVATGVLLQTSPMSAMGFVDKNIRKPEDIKGKTVAITPADSMTQIWPLFLKKTGLKESDFQTVAGDGQTKLNAVINGQADLLLGYVMDQSMKIKDATGKDVYPIKFADYGINMVSSGIIANSDYVKANADLVRRFMSATTKAVEAAEKEPKAAAQSILDANPKGGKIDTLTQGFELTIPLYRTAATKSKRPFQVTEQNMTETVNLLVEYGGLDAKAKDNPKAFYTNDYLPKSGS
- a CDS encoding ABC transporter ATP-binding protein, with the protein product MNPATRPNDASQPAAHLRLVSDRAAGEASGIKLSGVSKTYRTRDGDVPSLRPLDFHINEGEFFVVVGPSGCGKSTLLKLISGLLPPTSGEILVEGEKVTKPHGNVGIVFQNALLLPWRNILSNVMLPIDMKRLPRQKYLDRAKALLKLVGLEGFEKKLPWQLSGGMQQRASICRALVHDPKIMLMDEPFGALDALTRERMNVELMRIQRETKKTVLLITHSIPEAVFLADRVLVMTERPGAVAAIYDVPLPRPRSLDVMADPVFTELVQRIRKHFFSQGALD
- a CDS encoding TetR/AcrR family transcriptional regulator, which produces MAKAKRTLKWQRDPEGMRLRILEAAKQEFSAHGLAGARVDRIAAKAGANKRMLYYHVGNKDELYLAVLEGAYDKIRSEERGLDLEHLDPPEAIRRLIEFTWGYFLRNPEFLSLLQTENLARAKHLKRSTKVKSMHSPFVEMIGTVVRRGVESGDFQVAVDPVQLYISIAALSFFYLSNSATLSVIFGRDLLAKDAKDERLAHMAGLVLAALTGRSTELLEIVKAPKKRAAVVQTV